Proteins encoded together in one Bacteroides ovatus window:
- a CDS encoding RNA polymerase sigma factor, whose translation MDFEKELSEIYPWILKVARKFCCSMQDAEDLAGDTVYKLLVNRDKFDCSKPLQPWCLIIMRNTYIIRYNRNSLIHFTGLDMVDGSAISNCTAHSILFDDLVSTIQRCAKKSRCIDSVMYYASGYSYDEISEILNIPVGTVRSRISSGRKMLLQEFKY comes from the coding sequence ATGGACTTTGAAAAGGAATTATCAGAAATATATCCTTGGATATTAAAGGTGGCAAGAAAATTCTGCTGTTCCATGCAAGATGCTGAAGACTTAGCCGGTGATACAGTTTATAAGCTACTTGTGAATCGTGATAAATTTGATTGTTCTAAACCACTTCAACCGTGGTGCCTTATTATAATGAGGAATACTTATATAATAAGATACAATAGAAATTCCCTTATACATTTTACAGGGCTTGATATGGTAGACGGAAGTGCCATTTCTAACTGTACAGCTCATTCAATACTGTTTGATGATTTGGTTTCCACAATACAACGGTGTGCTAAAAAATCCCGTTGTATTGATAGTGTGATGTATTATGCTAGTGGGTATTCATATGATGAGATAAGTGAAATCCTGAACATTCCTGTTGGAACTGTAAGAAGTCGTATTTCTTCTGGTCGGAAAATGCTACTTCAAGAATTCAAATATTAA
- a CDS encoding DUF5053 domain-containing protein: MIDWNDCLPTKEMQADFERFKELKTTEEKEAFKKEMQDKYNKLPEAQKEAYKKASEAGLKATVNACNDYIERVEEAILRDKLGELPEAISFSYIAKKYFGKSRNWLYQRINGNIVNGKKARFTDNELKTFLNALNDVSEMIHQTSLKIS, translated from the coding sequence ATGATAGATTGGAATGATTGCCTGCCAACAAAAGAAATGCAGGCTGACTTTGAAAGATTCAAAGAACTAAAAACCACAGAAGAAAAAGAAGCTTTCAAAAAGGAAATGCAGGATAAATATAATAAACTACCGGAAGCCCAAAAGGAAGCCTACAAAAAAGCATCTGAAGCTGGGCTAAAAGCAACGGTAAATGCCTGCAATGATTATATAGAAAGAGTGGAAGAAGCCATATTACGTGATAAACTTGGAGAATTGCCCGAAGCAATCTCATTCAGTTATATTGCAAAGAAATATTTTGGTAAAAGTAGAAACTGGCTATACCAACGTATTAACGGAAATATAGTCAACGGGAAAAAGGCTCGCTTTACTGACAATGAACTCAAAACGTTCCTGAACGCTTTGAACGATGTTAGCGAAATGATTCATCAGACATCATTAAAGATCAGTTAA
- a CDS encoding DUF1566 domain-containing protein has protein sequence MDKNIANAMLLRLNKQDQIEALKSIGFTTVNENTPASDIAKYMQWSGTLLDLSLATLRIEDGEQVFFTASEWNSMSANNRSKYIRIGIRLRAECHQFIIAKSDCVDAGGNKTFKWGGYGTDLRGLKNYGSGNQGLYDTFDGKENTDVIIETLAGVKDTQGTVGAPAAEVARAYKACTLESDGIEDTTVWNLPALGELMLMAKYKTEINELITSMFGNQNIFTNDWYWSSTEYDASSSWYVYFFNGYVYTNHRQGASRVRPLAAINTLSL, from the coding sequence ATGGATAAAAATATCGCCAACGCCATGCTTCTGCGCTTGAATAAACAAGACCAGATAGAAGCCTTAAAATCAATAGGTTTTACAACCGTGAATGAAAACACCCCCGCAAGCGACATCGCCAAATATATGCAATGGTCAGGTACGCTTCTTGACCTTTCTTTGGCTACGCTCCGGATTGAAGACGGTGAACAAGTCTTTTTCACGGCTTCCGAATGGAACTCCATGAGCGCAAATAACCGCTCCAAGTATATCCGTATCGGCATCCGACTTCGCGCCGAATGCCACCAGTTCATTATCGCCAAAAGCGACTGCGTTGACGCAGGCGGCAATAAAACGTTCAAATGGGGTGGCTACGGAACTGACCTACGCGGCCTGAAAAACTACGGCAGTGGTAACCAAGGACTCTATGATACCTTCGACGGCAAGGAAAATACCGATGTTATAATAGAAACCCTTGCAGGCGTCAAGGACACCCAGGGAACTGTCGGCGCCCCTGCCGCCGAAGTTGCCAGAGCCTATAAAGCCTGTACGCTTGAATCTGACGGAATTGAAGATACAACCGTGTGGAACCTGCCCGCATTGGGTGAACTTATGCTTATGGCCAAGTATAAAACCGAAATCAATGAGCTCATAACTTCTATGTTTGGCAATCAAAATATATTTACAAACGACTGGTATTGGTCTAGTACCGAATATGACGCTTCCAGCAGTTGGTACGTGTACTTCTTCAACGGCTACGTCTACACGAACCACCGCCAGGGCGCGAGCCGGGTTCGTCCGCTCGCCGCAATAAACACTTTATCTCTTTAA
- a CDS encoding RNA-directed DNA polymerase, with the protein MSEQLELFIGHPPGDEPGKTKIADATASSSWNVNFNNGNVNTNNRQNANRVRPLAATGNIIYDILLSSIFEASEDCARQKRTSTDCVEFYNDYQSALVRLWYSIIYGEYVPDFSKVFIRTYPVYREVFAAAFIDRVVHHWIALRIEPILEERFREQGNVSKNCRKGEGCLSAVHYLNNMIVEVSENYTADAYIFKDDLFSFFMSISKSLVWEMLNIFVRDNYKGDDIECLLYLLAVTIFHCPQNKCIRRSPVSMWDKLPSNKSLFHNDPDRGVAIGNLPSQLIANFLASVYDYFVMEILGFMYYVRFVDDFCIVVKSPEEILSKVHLLDGFLKEQLLLRLHPRKLYLQHYKKGVLFVGAFILPGRIYVSDRVVGNTYNAVRKFNRIAENGFAEAYVEKFVSTMNSYYGLMKHFATYNIRRRIAAMLLPEWWEYVYIEGHFEKFVLKNKYNHRKQLIKHIKRHGSKKYLTAWDC; encoded by the coding sequence ATGAGTGAGCAATTAGAATTATTTATTGGGCATCCCCCCGGTGATGAGCCGGGAAAGACTAAGATAGCGGATGCAACGGCTTCCAGCAGTTGGAACGTGAACTTCAACAACGGCAACGTCAACACGAACAACCGCCAGAACGCGAACCGGGTTCGTCCCCTCGCCGCAACAGGTAATATAATCTATGACATACTTCTTAGCAGTATTTTCGAAGCATCCGAAGATTGTGCCAGGCAGAAAAGAACGAGTACGGATTGTGTTGAGTTCTATAATGATTATCAGTCCGCATTGGTGCGGCTATGGTATTCTATTATTTACGGTGAATATGTACCGGACTTTTCAAAAGTATTCATACGGACTTACCCGGTATATCGGGAGGTTTTTGCCGCCGCTTTCATTGATCGTGTTGTCCATCACTGGATCGCTCTTCGTATCGAGCCGATCTTAGAGGAACGCTTCCGGGAACAAGGAAACGTCTCCAAGAACTGCCGGAAAGGTGAGGGATGCTTGTCTGCCGTGCACTATCTGAATAACATGATAGTCGAGGTCAGTGAGAATTATACTGCCGATGCGTACATTTTCAAAGATGACCTGTTCAGTTTCTTCATGTCTATCTCGAAATCGTTGGTATGGGAAATGCTGAACATATTCGTAAGGGACAATTATAAAGGCGATGATATTGAATGTTTGCTTTACCTTCTAGCCGTTACTATCTTTCATTGTCCACAAAATAAGTGTATCAGACGCTCTCCCGTCTCCATGTGGGACAAACTTCCCAGTAATAAAAGTCTGTTTCATAATGACCCTGACAGGGGAGTGGCTATCGGGAACCTGCCGTCGCAACTCATAGCCAACTTTCTGGCGTCTGTATATGATTATTTCGTGATGGAAATACTGGGATTCATGTATTATGTACGCTTTGTTGATGACTTTTGTATCGTAGTGAAATCACCGGAAGAAATATTGTCCAAAGTCCATCTTCTTGATGGTTTCCTGAAAGAACAACTCCTTTTACGGTTGCATCCACGCAAACTGTATCTTCAGCATTATAAAAAAGGAGTCTTGTTTGTAGGGGCGTTCATTTTGCCTGGTAGAATTTATGTATCTGACAGGGTGGTTGGTAACACATATAACGCTGTCAGGAAATTTAATAGAATAGCTGAAAATGGATTTGCAGAAGCGTATGTTGAGAAGTTTGTGAGTACGATGAACTCTTATTATGGCCTGATGAAACACTTTGCAACGTACAATATCCGCCGTAGAATTGCAGCGATGTTACTTCCTGAATGGTGGGAATATGTTTATATCGAAGGACATTTTGAAAAGTTTGTATTGAAGAATAAATATAACCATAGAAAACAACTAATTAAACATATCAAAAGACATGGATCAAAAAAATATCTTACCGCGTGGGATTGCTAA
- a CDS encoding DUF2971 domain-containing protein, whose translation MDEKIITTNELEVLANEFYGSKITQEEYFSRLDDIDCYQAHYLKARVYLDKQDLSNAMIEINTSIHMIEAYDENDLKCELGTFFPSLQAYVYRAAGEIYAILGEQDKATEFYIKSQYYSIQLKSDFDGVKSGIVYSFRSVSIYSLSDLISNTITVCHPSKMNDPFDSLFLLWSSESNLNRICKNNAHIKPFSDSFQYFKIRSFVGNKKLSLDNNLIRKVVMWSHYADAHKGFCIRYKLSTVFIKQAQGNGYSHKYLKRVHYLSKNEKCDILTKKKDTNSLFIWKSTEWKYENEIRLISYDPSCKDDHLQIPLDKNSMIEAIYFGYRCVESSVKNIMQILGEGVQYFKMDYDPNNVYKLKVNKILYKDYIDT comes from the coding sequence ATGGATGAAAAAATAATAACCACAAATGAATTGGAGGTACTTGCTAATGAATTTTATGGTTCTAAAATAACGCAAGAAGAGTATTTTTCTAGGTTGGATGATATAGATTGTTATCAGGCACATTATTTGAAAGCACGTGTGTATTTGGATAAGCAAGATTTATCTAACGCAATGATAGAAATTAATACTTCTATTCATATGATTGAAGCGTATGATGAAAATGATTTAAAGTGTGAGTTGGGAACTTTTTTCCCTTCTTTGCAAGCATATGTTTATAGAGCTGCAGGAGAAATATATGCAATCCTAGGTGAACAAGATAAAGCGACTGAATTTTACATAAAGTCACAGTATTATTCTATCCAATTAAAGTCTGATTTTGACGGTGTAAAGTCAGGAATTGTTTATTCATTTAGAAGTGTGAGTATTTATTCTTTGTCTGATTTAATATCAAATACTATAACAGTGTGTCATCCTTCTAAAATGAATGACCCCTTTGATAGTCTATTTCTTTTGTGGTCAAGTGAAAGTAATTTGAATAGAATTTGTAAAAATAATGCTCATATAAAGCCTTTCAGTGACTCTTTTCAATATTTTAAAATTAGAAGTTTTGTCGGAAATAAAAAATTAAGTTTAGATAATAACCTAATAAGAAAGGTGGTCATGTGGTCTCATTATGCTGATGCTCATAAAGGTTTTTGTATTAGATATAAACTTTCAACGGTATTTATAAAACAGGCTCAGGGTAATGGTTATTCTCATAAATATTTAAAGAGGGTGCATTATCTCTCTAAAAATGAGAAATGTGATATTTTAACTAAAAAGAAAGATACAAATAGTTTGTTTATATGGAAATCTACAGAATGGAAATATGAAAATGAAATAAGATTAATTAGTTATGACCCAAGCTGTAAAGATGATCATCTTCAAATTCCTCTTGATAAGAACTCTATGATTGAAGCGATTTATTTCGGTTATAGATGCGTTGAAAGTAGTGTAAAGAATATAATGCAAATTTTAGGAGAAGGAGTTCAGTATTTTAAGATGGATTATGATCCTAATAACGTTTATAAGTTGAAAGTGAATAAAATCTTATATAAAGACTATATTGATACATAG
- a CDS encoding N-acetylmuramoyl-L-alanine amidase produces the protein MKVLIDNGHGENTPGKRSPDGRLREWAYSREIADMVVVGLRKLGIDAERIVKEDTDVPLSERCRRANAIYKEAGKKAILVSIHCNAAGNGSSWMSAKGWSVFVSNNASSNSKKLADCLGQVAECIPVPVRKQMPGREYWEQNLAICRDTNCPAVLTENFFQDNKEDVEYLLSREGKDAVAQIHIEGIVKYLGL, from the coding sequence ATGAAAGTATTGATTGATAATGGTCACGGTGAAAATACACCTGGTAAACGTTCACCGGACGGAAGATTGAGAGAGTGGGCGTATTCAAGAGAGATTGCCGATATGGTAGTAGTAGGATTGCGCAAGTTGGGAATTGATGCCGAGCGCATCGTTAAAGAGGATACAGATGTTCCATTGTCTGAGCGATGCCGACGGGCTAATGCTATTTACAAGGAAGCAGGTAAAAAAGCTATCCTTGTATCTATTCATTGTAATGCAGCCGGCAATGGTAGTTCTTGGATGAGCGCAAAAGGTTGGAGCGTGTTTGTATCGAATAATGCTTCTAGTAACAGCAAAAAATTAGCAGACTGCCTGGGACAAGTAGCAGAATGTATTCCGGTTCCCGTCCGAAAGCAGATGCCCGGACGGGAATACTGGGAACAGAATCTTGCCATCTGTCGGGATACTAATTGTCCGGCTGTATTAACAGAGAACTTCTTCCAGGACAATAAAGAGGACGTTGAGTACCTTTTGTCTCGGGAGGGTAAAGATGCAGTTGCTCAGATACATATTGAAGGAATCGTTAAATACCTGGGATTATGA
- a CDS encoding four helix bundle protein encodes MALTQDLPISNSMYKLLNLIIDARQQFPKAFRYEFGTELMMLAVHCCEYIRYANTDMNLEHRADYLMKFLCEFDALKLLLRVCEERHLTSLTQTAEICLLAESIGKQSTGWYKKTVADLQRQKANGSQQVAKPES; translated from the coding sequence ATGGCACTTACACAAGACCTTCCTATATCAAATTCGATGTATAAGCTTCTGAATCTTATCATTGATGCCCGGCAACAATTCCCCAAGGCGTTCCGGTATGAATTTGGTACGGAGTTGATGATGCTTGCCGTCCATTGTTGCGAATATATCCGTTATGCAAATACAGATATGAACCTTGAGCACCGTGCAGATTATCTGATGAAGTTTTTGTGTGAGTTTGATGCATTGAAATTACTGCTAAGAGTGTGTGAAGAACGACATTTGACCAGCCTGACTCAAACAGCCGAAATCTGTCTGCTTGCAGAGAGCATCGGTAAGCAAAGTACCGGCTGGTACAAAAAAACGGTTGCAGATCTCCAACGGCAAAAAGCTAACGGATCGCAACAAGTCGCAAAGCCGGAGTCATAA
- a CDS encoding protein-export chaperone SecB, with protein MERKAIVSKFRLKNYVIDKSIFDYNGEEVSSERNIGFDVKGLIKKDNLFELTLITKIVDENKALKIFVQVVATYEFSSDITQKTLSDMFYKNAPAIIFPYVRAYVSSLTVLSGIDAVNIPTMNLTSIAEDLKENTKKEE; from the coding sequence ATGGAAAGAAAAGCGATTGTGTCTAAGTTTAGACTTAAAAATTATGTAATTGATAAATCCATATTTGATTATAATGGAGAGGAAGTCAGTTCAGAGCGAAATATTGGTTTTGATGTTAAAGGGCTTATTAAAAAAGACAATCTGTTTGAATTGACATTGATTACAAAGATTGTAGACGAAAATAAAGCATTAAAGATTTTTGTGCAAGTAGTTGCCACGTATGAATTTTCTTCAGATATTACTCAGAAAACGTTAAGTGATATGTTTTATAAAAATGCTCCAGCAATAATATTTCCTTATGTTAGAGCATATGTTTCTTCATTAACAGTATTATCAGGGATTGATGCTGTCAATATTCCAACAATGAATTTAACTTCAATTGCTGAGGATCTAAAGGAAAATACGAAGAAAGAGGAATGA
- a CDS encoding phage tail tape measure protein, giving the protein MADLKLKDFVDENDLQKLVELDNTIERVRADYVNAAKELAKGLKLNVEGVADLEKLSNLYNTQAKTAGSASAELTEALRKQSEITQTVSKKIEEKLNVEKLSAAELKKLTKANSDNAASLEKAVKAEANLTKAQNAGNTTRKKAVLSEEERLKLIRTAITLTNQEVHSRSQAKEMNKQLQKAVDVLKDTDENYIRTLARLNSTIGINTDYIKRNSDRYSQQKMTIGAYREEVKAAWIEIQNGNKSMQNMGIIARNAGMMLKTEMAPGLNKVGAGLKGWAAGYIGAQAVVSGVVALFTKLREGVGDIVKFELANSRLAAILGTTSDKVKELTADAQRLGATTKYTASEATDLQIELAKLGFTRKEILDATEHVLKFAQATGAELADAASLAGASLRMFNADTRETERYVSAMAVATTKSALSFSYLATALPIVGPVAKAFNFSIEDTLALLGKLSDAGFDASMAATATRNVFLNLADSNGKLAKALGKPVKTLPELVEGLKSLKEKGVDLNTTLELTDKRSVAAFNAFLTAVDKILPLREQITGVERELGDMAHTMGDNVHGALANLSSAWEAFMLSFSESTGPAKEFLNWMADKIRGIANDLKSPEEKIEKIDYNFRTLAKKDANKKLLEVEKDFQAEYKRLIDAGDTEEQAYTKAVIQMKNKRIEVTAQEREALKRMKTRAQYATSEFEDMSWIKNGAAKMFGYYTSEAEKADKAQLEFSKNLFKIASSDEFNRGLDVIAEKFRPKGNDKNGSGITVLTDKEKREQEKALKEKLKIHETYQESELALMDEGLEKELAKIGVAYSKKIAAVKGNSKEEIATRQNLAKEMQERLDEFTIKYNSDREKKDVENALAVVKKGSQEELDLKLHQLELQREAEIDAAEKTGEDVILIDEKYARKKQEIYGKYASDQVALIAENAAHEQEIRDAAYVMDMLALKKKLASKLITEEQYAIEEYNLQLEYAHKTTEAAIEALELELTVENITAEERTKIVTQLYVLKAALAKKEAELQISAIQNITKAEDKALKERQKNLKKWLQTASQAVGTIGNLVSTLYDAQIDKIEEEQDANDEKYDKDVERVDKLAESGAISEEEAEARKRAAKSLTEAKNAELEKQKQEMARKQAIWEKATSVAQAGIATALAITEALPNIPLSIVIGAMGAIQVATILATPIPSYADGTKGNDRHPGGTALVGDAGKHEVIMYSGKAWITPDAPTLVDIPKGAQVFPDVDKVDISNFDMPDWDFPTFSPTYFASSSGDTIVFNDYSRLEKRVDRTNLLLMKSLKMQRQDASNRDFELYKLSKLK; this is encoded by the coding sequence ATGGCAGATTTAAAATTAAAAGATTTCGTTGATGAGAACGATTTGCAGAAATTGGTGGAGCTTGATAATACTATTGAGCGTGTGAGGGCTGATTATGTTAATGCGGCCAAAGAATTAGCAAAAGGTTTGAAACTAAATGTAGAAGGCGTTGCTGATCTTGAAAAGTTGAGTAATCTTTATAATACCCAAGCAAAAACGGCTGGCTCTGCATCTGCTGAATTAACCGAGGCTCTTAGAAAACAGTCTGAAATAACTCAAACTGTCAGTAAGAAGATAGAGGAAAAGCTAAATGTAGAGAAATTATCTGCTGCTGAATTGAAGAAACTAACCAAGGCAAACTCGGATAATGCTGCGTCCTTGGAAAAGGCTGTTAAAGCGGAAGCTAACTTGACAAAAGCGCAGAATGCCGGTAATACTACTCGTAAGAAAGCTGTTTTATCTGAAGAAGAACGTTTAAAACTTATCAGAACTGCTATTACCTTGACTAATCAGGAAGTACATAGCCGTTCACAAGCAAAGGAAATGAATAAGCAGCTACAAAAGGCTGTTGATGTTTTGAAAGATACGGATGAAAACTATATTCGTACACTTGCCCGTCTTAATTCTACTATTGGAATCAACACTGATTACATAAAGCGAAATTCCGATCGATATAGTCAACAGAAAATGACCATTGGTGCATATCGGGAAGAAGTAAAGGCGGCATGGATTGAAATACAGAACGGTAATAAGTCCATGCAGAACATGGGAATTATTGCCCGGAATGCTGGAATGATGCTTAAAACGGAGATGGCTCCTGGGCTAAACAAAGTTGGTGCAGGATTGAAAGGGTGGGCTGCTGGATATATTGGTGCACAAGCTGTTGTTAGTGGAGTTGTTGCTTTATTTACAAAACTGCGTGAAGGAGTAGGTGATATTGTTAAATTTGAATTAGCTAATAGTAGGCTTGCTGCAATATTAGGAACCACTTCTGATAAAGTGAAGGAGTTAACTGCGGATGCTCAACGTTTGGGTGCTACAACGAAATACACTGCATCCGAAGCTACGGATTTGCAAATAGAACTTGCTAAACTAGGTTTTACTCGAAAAGAAATATTAGATGCAACAGAGCACGTTCTAAAATTTGCACAAGCTACCGGGGCAGAATTAGCAGATGCGGCTTCATTGGCAGGTGCTTCTCTTCGTATGTTTAATGCTGATACAAGAGAAACTGAAAGATATGTGTCTGCGATGGCTGTCGCAACAACCAAAAGCGCATTGTCGTTTTCATATCTCGCTACTGCATTACCAATTGTTGGACCGGTTGCAAAAGCCTTTAATTTCAGTATTGAAGATACTTTGGCTTTGTTGGGTAAATTATCGGATGCCGGCTTTGATGCTTCAATGGCTGCTACTGCTACCCGTAATGTTTTTCTAAATTTAGCTGATAGTAATGGAAAGCTGGCAAAGGCGTTAGGTAAGCCCGTTAAAACATTGCCTGAGTTAGTTGAAGGATTGAAATCGCTAAAAGAAAAAGGGGTAGACTTGAATACTACTCTTGAATTAACTGATAAGCGTAGTGTTGCCGCTTTTAATGCCTTTCTCACCGCTGTTGATAAAATATTACCACTTAGAGAACAGATTACTGGTGTAGAACGTGAATTGGGCGATATGGCTCACACGATGGGAGATAATGTTCATGGAGCTCTTGCTAACTTATCTTCAGCATGGGAAGCGTTTATGCTTTCTTTCTCCGAGTCAACGGGACCTGCTAAGGAGTTTCTTAATTGGATGGCTGATAAAATAAGAGGTATCGCCAATGATTTGAAATCTCCTGAAGAAAAAATAGAAAAGATAGATTATAATTTTAGAACACTTGCAAAAAAAGATGCGAACAAAAAGTTATTGGAAGTAGAAAAAGATTTTCAGGCAGAATATAAGAGGCTTATTGATGCTGGTGATACAGAGGAACAAGCATACACAAAAGCTGTTATTCAAATGAAAAATAAACGTATTGAAGTAACGGCCCAAGAGAGAGAAGCTTTAAAACGGATGAAAACTCGTGCTCAATATGCAACATCAGAGTTTGAAGATATGTCTTGGATAAAGAATGGTGCTGCTAAAATGTTTGGCTATTACACGTCGGAAGCAGAAAAAGCGGATAAGGCTCAGTTGGAATTTTCTAAAAACTTATTCAAAATAGCATCTAGCGATGAGTTTAATCGTGGACTTGATGTGATTGCAGAAAAGTTCCGTCCAAAGGGTAACGACAAAAATGGTTCAGGTATAACAGTCCTTACTGATAAAGAAAAACGTGAACAGGAAAAAGCTCTCAAAGAGAAGCTGAAAATTCATGAAACTTATCAGGAGTCAGAACTAGCTCTTATGGATGAGGGACTGGAGAAAGAACTTGCTAAAATTGGTGTTGCTTACTCGAAGAAGATTGCTGCCGTCAAGGGTAATAGCAAAGAGGAAATTGCTACACGTCAGAATTTAGCTAAGGAAATGCAGGAAAGGCTAGATGAGTTTACTATTAAGTATAATTCTGATCGTGAGAAGAAGGATGTTGAGAACGCTCTTGCTGTTGTAAAAAAGGGGTCCCAGGAAGAACTTGATTTGAAATTGCACCAGTTAGAATTGCAACGTGAAGCAGAAATTGATGCAGCAGAGAAAACAGGTGAAGATGTAATATTGATAGATGAAAAATATGCTAGGAAAAAACAAGAGATTTACGGAAAGTATGCTTCTGATCAGGTAGCATTGATTGCGGAAAATGCAGCCCATGAGCAAGAGATACGTGACGCTGCGTATGTAATGGATATGCTTGCTCTTAAAAAGAAGTTAGCATCCAAGCTAATAACAGAAGAGCAATATGCGATAGAGGAATACAATTTACAACTTGAATATGCACATAAGACTACTGAAGCAGCGATTGAAGCTTTGGAACTGGAATTAACCGTTGAGAATATTACTGCTGAAGAACGTACTAAGATTGTTACTCAGTTGTATGTTTTGAAGGCTGCTCTCGCTAAAAAGGAGGCAGAATTACAGATAAGTGCTATTCAAAATATTACTAAAGCTGAAGATAAAGCGTTAAAAGAACGCCAAAAGAATCTCAAAAAATGGTTGCAAACTGCATCACAAGCTGTAGGGACTATTGGAAATCTTGTTTCTACACTTTATGATGCTCAAATTGATAAGATAGAGGAAGAGCAGGATGCTAATGATGAAAAATATGATAAAGATGTTGAACGGGTTGATAAACTGGCAGAGTCAGGTGCTATTTCCGAAGAAGAAGCAGAAGCGCGTAAACGTGCTGCAAAATCTTTGACAGAAGCAAAAAATGCTGAACTAGAAAAACAAAAACAAGAAATGGCACGTAAACAAGCCATTTGGGAAAAGGCGACTAGTGTCGCTCAAGCTGGAATAGCCACTGCACTGGCAATAACTGAAGCTTTACCGAATATTCCTTTATCTATTGTTATTGGTGCCATGGGAGCAATTCAGGTTGCAACTATTCTTGCAACTCCTATTCCTTCCTATGCAGACGGTACTAAAGGTAATGATAGGCATCCTGGCGGTACCGCTTTAGTTGGTGATGCTGGTAAACATGAGGTTATCATGTATTCTGGAAAAGCATGGATTACTCCTGATGCTCCAACTTTAGTTGATATTCCTAAAGGTGCACAAGTCTTTCCTGATGTTGATAAGGTAGATATCTCTAATTTTGATATGCCGGATTGGGACTTTCCTACATTTTCACCGACATATTTTGCATCTTCTTCCGGTGACACCATTGTTTTCAATGATTATTCCCGATTAGAAAAAAGAGTTGATAGAACAAATCTCCTTTTGATGAAGAGTCTTAAAATGCAGCGTCAGGATGCGTCTAACCGTGATTTTGAACTGTATAAGTTGTCTAAACTGAAATAG